One window from the genome of Cryptomeria japonica chromosome 6, Sugi_1.0, whole genome shotgun sequence encodes:
- the LOC131077539 gene encoding pentatricopeptide repeat-containing protein At1g77360, mitochondrial-like, translating to MGKNKKNKNKGKNKGWKEWRNNMVAKGTISKPNPEKNVDQNKAEEDIEGKEKGRNLSPSKALAGPSNPHKNVGRQNKEEENRKVKGKHSSPPKSLSGPSVSRPGPNAPLGIRPLSPIFSNPLPAKINALSFEDKVEKLSQVLADPNELTGLELVLDRSGLKVSTDFVEEVLKKSYKSGPAAKRFFDWAGLQLGNKHSPYAWNLLVDILGNTKMFDAMWEAVKCMNKEGILSRHTFASVFTCYAMADKANEAIMTFEVMENYGCPQDVEAFNCLLCALCRYRQTAKAQNFAERMEDRFPPDADTYAILLEGCEKEGDAARAKKTFGEMIVRLGWDPANTAAYNAFLGALCKGGQVDESLKFLHVLRSRRCFPDKSFYSTAIHALSLKNKVEEAAMVFDTMLRLGYRPSSTTYNSMISAYCYAARTEDAYRLLDGMVWNGAFPDSTTYNTIFQALIKAHKVEDASSLFREMTRNEFDPDSDSLSMALVMRDLNVATMVWKHISRKGVFPQMGVIALFVNSLCENGKRQDAKMCVEDMQEKGVEVSDEILKRLMMEKNERKDPDERSSKRRREHH from the coding sequence ATGGGTaagaataagaaaaataaaaacaaaggaaaaAACAAAGGATGGAAAGAATGGCGAAACAATATGGTGGCGAAGGGCACAATTTCTAAACCTAACCCTGAAAAAAATGTCGACCAAAATAAGGCAGAGGAggatatagagggaaaggagaagGGAAGAAACCTGTCTCCGTCTAAAGCACTAGCAGGCCCTTCCAACCCTCATAAAAATGTCGGACGACAaaataaggaagaggaaaataGAAAAGTAAAGGGAAAACATTCTTCTCCACCTAAATCATTATCAGGTCCTTCTGTTTCAAGACCTGGCCCTAATGCACCTTTAGGGATTAGACCACTGTCACCAATTTTCTCTAATCCTTTGCCCGCTAAGATCAATGCTCTTAGTTTTGAGGACAAGGTGGAAAAGTTGAGCCAAGTGCTCGCTGATCCCAATGAATTAACGGGACTCGAGCTTGTACTCGATAGATCGGGGCTTAAGGTTTCAACTGATTTTGTAGAAGAGGTGTTGAAAAAGTCTTACAAATCAGGCCCTGCGGCGAAAAGGTTCTTTGACTGGGCAGGGTTGCAGCTGGGGAACAAGCACAGTCCTTATGCTTGGAATTTGCTTGTCGATATTCTAGGCAATACTAAAATGTTTGATGCAATGTGGGAGGCTGTCAAGTGCATGAACAAGGAGGGGATCCTGTCCAGGCATACTTTTGCTTCTGTTTTTACGTGCTATGCTATGGCTGATAAGGCAAATGAGGCAATCATGACGTTTGAGGTGATGGAAAATTATGGTTGCCCACAGGACGTAGAGGCATTCAACTGTCTTCTGTGTGCTCTGTGTAGATATAGGCAGACGGCCAAGGCACAGAATTTTGCAGAGAGGATGGAGGACAGGTTCCCACCTGATGCTGATACTTATGCGATTCTGCTGGAGGGGTGCGAGAAGGAGGGTGATGCAGCAAGGGCGAAGAAGACTTTTGGGGAGATGATTGTGCGACTCGGATGGGATCCGGCTAACACCGCGGCATATAATGCATTCTTGGGGGCGCTCTGCAAAgggggacaagtggatgaaagcctGAAGTTTTTGCATGTCTTGAGGAGCAGGAGATGCTTTCCAGATAAGAGCTTTTACAGTACTGCAATTCATGCTCTTTCTCTGAAGAACAAGGTGGAGGAAGCAGCGATGGTTTTTGATACGATGTTGCGGCTTGGGTATCGTCCAAGCAGTACTACTTATAATTCAATGATCTCGGCATACTGCTATGCTGCAAGAACAGAGGATGCTTACCGGCTTCTGGATGGGATGGTGTGGAACGGAGCCTTTCCAGATTCCACAACTTACAATACTATTTTTCAGGCCCTCATCAAGGCGCACAAAGTGGAGGATGCATCCAGTTTGTTCCGAGAGATGACTCGAAATGAATTTGATCCAGACAGTGACAGCCTCTCGATGGCTTTAGTAATGAGAGATTTGAATGTGGCCACCATGGTTTGGAAGCATATCAGTCGAAAGGGTGTTTTTCCCCAAATGGGAGTTATCGCCTTATTTGTAAATAGCTTATGTGAAAATGGCAAACGTCAAGATGCCAAAATGTGTGTTGAGGATATGCAGGAGAAAGGAGTTGAGGTGTCTGATGAAATTTTGAAGAGGTTGATGATGGAGAAGAATGAAAGGAAAGATCCAGATGAAAGATCTTCAAAGAGGAGGAGGGAGCATCACTAA